A region from the Alnus glutinosa chromosome 5, dhAlnGlut1.1, whole genome shotgun sequence genome encodes:
- the LOC133869106 gene encoding pectinesterase inhibitor-like, which produces MGIKLLGVSLPLLVISIIAVTSTAADETGKPLITKTCAGTEFPDVCTSTLESDPRSLSADLKGLSRIALELSATKGNDSAGLAYNLLQNATAFKPWSELSACFYGYNTSVNQIKDQGLQSFDEGKYDEAYEAVDLLNKDALRCSTFEIPELDESNTMLSKFTTVVKTILHLLF; this is translated from the coding sequence ATGGGCATTAAACTACTTGGTGTTTCTCTTCCTCTCCTTGTGATCTCAATTATTGCAGTGACCTCAACAGCCGCCGATGAGACAGGCAAGCCCCTCATAACCAAAACTTGCGCCGGCACGGAGTTTCCCGATGTGTGCACCTCAACTTTGGAGTCGGATCCTCGTAGTTTAAGCGCAGATCTAAAGGGGCTTTCAAGGATTGCCTTGGAGTTGAGCGCAACCAAAGGAAACGACTCTGCAGGATTGGCCTATAATTTGTTGCAGAATGCAACTGCCTTCAAGCCATGGTCGGAGCTCTCAGCTTGCTTCTATGGTTATAACACGAGCGTGAACCAGATTAAGGATCAAGGTCTCCAATCTTTCGACGAGGGGAAGTATGACGAGGCATACGAAGCAGTGGATCTTCTTAATAAGGATGCACTCCGTTGTAGCACTTTTGAAATACCAGAGTTGGATGAAAGCAACACAATGCTGTCCAAGTTTACAACTGTCGTAAAGACCATTCTGCACCTCCTTTTCTGA